Proteins from a single region of Carcharodon carcharias isolate sCarCar2 unplaced genomic scaffold, sCarCar2.pri scaffold_980_ctg1, whole genome shotgun sequence:
- the emg1 gene encoding ribosomal RNA small subunit methyltransferase NEP1, with product MATPYYEEEDRGVQGENTVSRAGGGAGGARLWSAPRRRQEARLVVILEGAALETVKVGKTFELLNCDKHRSLLLKHGRDPGSVRPDIAHQSLLMLMDSPLNRAGILQVYIHTQRNVLIEINPQTRIPRTFDRFCGLMVQLLHKLSVRAADGPQKLLKVIKNPVTDHLPVGCRKFGTTFNTDEVVRLHDLVPKEESAVFVVGAFAHGSVRPVSHAALCQSPNKSH from the exons ATGGCCACACCTTATTATGAGGAGGAAGACAGAGGGGTTCAAGGGGAGAACACGGTCAGCCGGGCG gggggaggggcggggggagcCCGGCTCTGGTCAGCCCCACGGAGGCGGCAAGAGGCCCGACTGGTGGTCATCCTGGAGGGAGCAGCGCTGGAGACAGTGaag gTTGGGAAGACGTTTGAGCTGTTGAACTGCGACAAGCATCGGTCACTCCTCCTGAAGCACGGCCGTGATCCGGGCAGTGTCCGGCCGGACATCGCGCACCAG AGTCTCCTGATGCTGATGGACAGCCCTCTGAACCGAGCCGGCATCCTCCAGGTCTACATCCACACCCAACGCAACGTTCTGATCGAAATCAACCCCCAGACGCGCATCCCCCGCACCTTCGACCGGTTTTGTGGTCTGATGG TCCAGCTGTTACACAAGCTGAGTGTTCGGGCAGCCGATGGACCACAAAAACTCCTGAAG GTAATTAAAAACCCGGTCACTGACCACCTTCCAGTCGGATGTCGAAAGTTTGGCACAACATTTAACACGGACGAAGTGGTGAGACTCCATGACCTGGTTCCAAAGGAGGAATCCGCGGTATTTGTCGTCGGTGCTTTTGCACATGGCTCGGTAAGACCCGTCTCTCACGCAGCCCTGTGTCAAtctccaaacaaatcccact